A stretch of Caenibius tardaugens NBRC 16725 DNA encodes these proteins:
- a CDS encoding TolC family protein encodes MRSIVRLMVLALPFAAIPCVALAEPMTFDAALERAAREAPSLAASTAGVDATRSAAIAAGRLPDPTIDLGVQGFPVSGPTAGSFTRNDFTMTTIGLSQQFPNPAKRRAQRERAQADIGVAEAGVAIEAQNVRLETALAWVDLYYAKRRLAQLQVLDQSLGDLQATVAARLASGSARPSAALEPDQLRAAVGDRRSELTADVAKAQARLVRYTGDPQADVFGDPPSLEVDRARLMAGIFALPRLKALDAGVSAAEADTELARADKRPDWRVSTSYGRRDPAFGDLVSVGVSIDLPLFAKRRQDPKIAARASEAEQARLMRSAGERELVAALDGDLADHMMHHQRLMNARNTLVPLAKRRAELDMASYAAGKLDLGSALLSTLALAEAEVDALAREADVARDAIRINFTYGPITDEGVRP; translated from the coding sequence ATGCGATCAATTGTGCGCTTGATGGTTCTGGCGCTGCCATTCGCGGCGATCCCGTGCGTGGCGCTGGCCGAACCAATGACGTTCGATGCCGCGCTGGAGCGCGCTGCACGCGAGGCGCCGTCGCTTGCAGCAAGCACCGCTGGCGTTGATGCCACACGTTCGGCCGCGATTGCCGCCGGACGGCTACCCGATCCCACAATCGACCTCGGCGTGCAGGGGTTTCCAGTTTCCGGTCCCACCGCCGGGAGCTTCACCCGCAACGACTTCACCATGACAACCATCGGCCTCAGCCAGCAGTTTCCCAATCCGGCGAAGCGCCGAGCCCAGCGAGAACGCGCGCAGGCGGATATCGGCGTTGCCGAAGCAGGAGTTGCAATCGAGGCACAGAATGTCCGGCTCGAGACCGCACTTGCCTGGGTCGATCTTTATTATGCCAAACGGCGGCTCGCGCAGTTGCAGGTTCTCGATCAAAGCCTCGGCGATCTCCAGGCGACCGTCGCCGCAAGACTGGCTTCCGGCTCGGCGCGGCCCAGCGCGGCGCTCGAACCTGACCAGTTGCGCGCTGCGGTGGGCGACCGGCGTAGTGAACTCACCGCCGACGTCGCCAAGGCACAGGCGAGGCTGGTGCGCTACACCGGCGATCCACAGGCTGACGTTTTTGGCGATCCGCCGTCACTGGAAGTCGATCGTGCCCGGCTGATGGCGGGAATATTCGCGCTGCCTCGCCTGAAAGCGCTTGATGCCGGCGTCAGCGCGGCGGAGGCGGACACCGAACTCGCCCGTGCCGACAAGCGGCCCGACTGGCGCGTCAGCACCTCCTATGGCCGCCGAGACCCTGCGTTTGGTGATCTCGTGTCTGTCGGTGTCAGCATCGACCTGCCGCTCTTCGCCAAACGGCGCCAGGACCCGAAGATCGCCGCGCGCGCCAGCGAAGCCGAGCAGGCCCGGCTGATGCGCAGCGCGGGGGAACGCGAATTGGTCGCCGCGCTCGATGGCGATCTCGCCGACCATATGATGCACCATCAGCGGCTGATGAATGCGCGAAATACACTGGTGCCACTCGCCAAGCGCCGCGCCGAGCTCGACATGGCGAGCTATGCCGCCGGCAAGCTCGATCTCGGCAGCGCGCTGCTCTCGACGCTGGCGCTGGCCGAAGCCGAGGTCGATGCGCTCGCGCGGGAAGCAGATGTCGCGCGCGACGCGATCCGGATCAATTTCACCTATGGGCCAATTACGGATGAGGGGGTGCGGCCATGA
- a CDS encoding efflux RND transporter permease subunit yields the protein MIAAIIRTSVRGRSLVIAAALVLTAIGVAAVRTTPVDALPDLSDVQVIIRTSYPGQAPQIVENQVTYPIASTMLSVPGARVVRGYSFSGDSFVYVLFDDGTDLYWARSRVLEYLSQVQSRLPEGAKASLGPDATGVGWIYEYALVDKTGGHDLAQLRSLQDWFLRFELKTVPGVAEVASIGGMVKQYQVLVDPQKLAAYGVTADQVAEALKRANQETGGSSVEMAGAEYTVRASGYLKTLDDFRAVPLRTAAGGIPVTLGDVATVQVGPEMRRGIAELNGEGEVAGGVIVMRQGQNARAVIEGVRAKLEELKKSLPPGVEIVPTYDRSGLIDRAVENLNHKLIEEFVIVALVCALFLWHARSALVAILTLPLGILIAFIVMRLQGLNANILSLGGIAIAIGAMVDAAVVMIENAHKHLERWHQANPDSEPDKATRWLTVTLAAEEVGPALFLSLLIITFSFLPIFTLQGQEGRLFAPLAFTKTYAMAAAAFLSITLIPVLMGLLIRGRIPSEEANPVNRWLARLYQPVIDWVLFHPKRTLAAAALVFATTLWPLAQVGGEFMPQMNEGDLLYMPSALPGLSAAEAGHLLQQTDRLIKTVPEVESVFGKAGRADSTTDPAPLEMFETTIRFKPRDQWRPGMTPEKLVDELDARVKVPGLANFWIPPIRNRIDMLATGIKSPIGIKVAGSNLAEIDATARQIEQAVRGVPGVASALAERLTGGRYIDVDVNRAEAGRYGLNVADVQSVVSGAIGGESVGQTVEGLARYPISVRYPRELRDSPDKLANLPVLTPSGQQITLGTVATVRISDGPPMLRSENGRPVTWIYVDGRDRDMQALVGDISHAIAAQVKLPPGVSVSYTGQYEFFVRAKERMKLVIPVTLAIIFALLYLTFRRWDEALLIMGTLPFALTGGLWLLYLLGYNQSVASAVGFIALAGVAAEFGVVMLIYLKQALERREDGDVAAAVREGALLRVRPKAMTVAVILAGLFPVLAGGGTGSEVMSRIAAPMVGGMLTAPLLSMLIIPAAYLLMRRKSQPHVQPEGEVQ from the coding sequence ATGATCGCGGCCATCATCCGCACCTCGGTCAGGGGGCGCAGTCTGGTGATTGCGGCGGCACTGGTACTGACAGCAATCGGAGTGGCGGCAGTGCGCACCACGCCGGTCGATGCGCTGCCCGACCTGTCCGATGTGCAGGTCATCATCCGCACCAGCTATCCGGGCCAAGCGCCTCAGATCGTCGAGAACCAGGTCACTTACCCCATCGCCTCGACCATGCTCTCGGTTCCAGGCGCGCGGGTGGTGCGCGGCTATTCGTTCAGCGGCGACAGTTTCGTCTATGTGCTGTTCGACGATGGCACCGATCTCTACTGGGCGAGGAGCCGCGTGCTCGAATATCTGAGCCAGGTGCAGAGCCGGCTGCCGGAAGGCGCGAAAGCCTCGCTCGGGCCGGACGCGACCGGAGTGGGTTGGATCTACGAATATGCGCTGGTCGACAAAACAGGCGGGCACGATCTTGCCCAATTGCGGAGCTTGCAAGACTGGTTCCTGCGCTTCGAACTGAAGACTGTGCCCGGTGTCGCGGAAGTCGCCAGCATCGGCGGCATGGTCAAGCAGTACCAAGTGCTGGTCGATCCACAGAAGCTAGCGGCCTATGGCGTCACCGCCGATCAGGTGGCGGAAGCCTTGAAGCGCGCCAATCAAGAGACTGGCGGTTCCAGCGTCGAGATGGCGGGCGCGGAATACACCGTTCGCGCCAGCGGCTACCTGAAGACGCTCGACGACTTTCGCGCCGTGCCGCTGCGCACCGCGGCGGGCGGGATTCCAGTCACGCTGGGCGATGTCGCGACGGTCCAGGTTGGCCCCGAGATGCGGCGCGGAATTGCCGAACTGAACGGCGAGGGCGAAGTCGCGGGCGGGGTCATTGTCATGCGCCAGGGCCAGAATGCGCGCGCGGTGATCGAGGGTGTCCGGGCGAAGCTCGAGGAGCTCAAGAAGAGCCTGCCTCCCGGTGTCGAGATCGTTCCGACCTATGATCGTTCGGGGTTGATCGACCGTGCAGTCGAGAATTTGAACCACAAGCTCATCGAGGAGTTCGTCATCGTCGCGCTCGTCTGCGCGCTGTTCCTCTGGCACGCCCGCTCGGCGCTGGTAGCGATCCTGACGCTCCCCTTGGGTATCTTGATCGCCTTCATTGTCATGCGGCTGCAGGGGCTCAACGCAAACATCCTGTCATTGGGCGGCATCGCCATTGCCATCGGTGCGATGGTCGACGCCGCAGTGGTGATGATCGAGAATGCCCACAAGCATCTCGAACGCTGGCATCAGGCAAATCCCGACAGTGAACCGGACAAGGCGACACGCTGGCTCACCGTCACACTTGCGGCCGAGGAAGTCGGCCCGGCACTGTTCCTCAGCCTCCTCATCATCACGTTCTCGTTCCTCCCGATCTTCACCCTGCAAGGACAGGAAGGCCGCCTGTTCGCCCCGCTCGCCTTCACCAAGACTTACGCGATGGCGGCGGCGGCGTTCCTCTCGATCACGCTGATCCCCGTGCTGATGGGACTGCTGATCCGGGGGCGGATTCCGAGCGAGGAAGCCAATCCGGTCAACCGCTGGCTGGCGCGTCTCTACCAGCCCGTGATCGACTGGGTGCTGTTTCATCCCAAGCGAACGCTGGCCGCTGCCGCGCTGGTCTTTGCGACGACGCTCTGGCCGCTTGCCCAAGTCGGCGGCGAGTTCATGCCGCAGATGAACGAGGGCGACCTGCTCTACATGCCCTCGGCACTGCCAGGGCTTTCCGCTGCCGAAGCCGGGCATCTGCTTCAGCAGACCGACCGCCTCATCAAGACCGTGCCCGAGGTCGAGAGCGTGTTCGGCAAGGCCGGCCGCGCCGACAGTACGACCGATCCCGCTCCCTTGGAAATGTTCGAGACGACGATCCGGTTCAAACCGCGCGACCAGTGGCGCCCAGGCATGACGCCGGAAAAGCTCGTTGATGAGCTGGATGCGCGGGTGAAGGTGCCGGGGCTCGCCAATTTCTGGATCCCCCCGATCCGCAACCGCATCGACATGCTGGCGACCGGGATCAAGAGCCCGATCGGTATCAAGGTGGCGGGTTCCAATCTCGCCGAAATCGACGCCACCGCCAGGCAGATCGAGCAGGCGGTAAGGGGTGTGCCCGGCGTCGCCTCGGCGCTCGCCGAGCGGTTGACCGGCGGGCGCTACATCGATGTCGATGTCAACCGCGCGGAGGCGGGCCGCTACGGCCTCAACGTCGCCGATGTCCAGTCGGTGGTCTCGGGCGCAATCGGCGGCGAGAGCGTGGGCCAGACGGTCGAGGGACTGGCGCGCTATCCGATCTCTGTGCGCTACCCGCGCGAGCTGCGCGACAGTCCGGACAAGCTCGCCAACCTGCCGGTGCTGACGCCCTCGGGCCAGCAGATCACGCTTGGCACCGTCGCCACTGTCCGGATCAGCGATGGTCCGCCGATGCTCAGAAGCGAGAACGGCAGGCCGGTCACGTGGATCTACGTCGATGGCCGCGACCGCGACATGCAGGCGCTGGTGGGCGACATCAGCCACGCGATCGCGGCCCAAGTCAAACTCCCGCCCGGCGTCAGCGTTTCCTACACCGGCCAATACGAATTTTTCGTCCGCGCCAAGGAACGGATGAAGCTCGTCATCCCGGTGACGCTCGCGATCATCTTCGCGCTGCTTTACCTCACCTTCCGCCGCTGGGACGAAGCGCTCTTGATCATGGGTACGCTGCCATTCGCGCTGACCGGCGGGCTGTGGCTGCTCTACCTGCTCGGCTACAATCAGTCGGTGGCGAGCGCGGTCGGGTTCATCGCGCTCGCCGGCGTCGCTGCCGAATTCGGCGTGGTGATGCTGATCTACCTCAAGCAGGCCTTGGAAAGGCGCGAGGATGGCGATGTCGCCGCAGCCGTCCGTGAAGGCGCGCTGCTGCGTGTGCGCCCCAAGGCCATGACGGTGGCGGTGATCCTCGCCGGTCTGTTCCCGGTCCTGGCGGGCGGCGGCACCGGCTCGGAAGTGATGAGCCGGATCGCCGCGCCCATGGTCGGCGGCATGCTCACCGCGCCGCTGCTTTCGATGCTGATCATCCCCGCAGCCTATCTGTTGATGCGCCGCAAATCCCAACCCCACGTTCAACCTGAAGGAGAAGTGCAATGA
- a CDS encoding efflux RND transporter permease subunit: MLNRLVRWCVGNAWVVLGLAAILLTYGIVVVGRARYDVFPEFVPAQVTVQTESPGLVAEQVEALVTRPLENAINGANGIETVRSESSQGLSLIKVTFREGSDPLKVRQIVAEALAKVSGQLPSGVATPTLSPLTSSTMDLIKIGLTSDKLDQRQLRALAEWTIKPRLLATRGVAGAVIYGSADSRFEVRVRPEALVARQISLADVSAAVSALTTMRGGGFAETANQRILVRPTNGRIDAAALGNALISSGGGPAIRLRDVADIALVAGPQMGDALIMGRPGVLVSLFSQYGANTLDATRAVEATLDDLRPTLTAQGVTIYPALHRPANFIETALHGMSIDLIIGAAMIGFILMAFLRDLRVALIAFLAIPLSLLAALIVLDLLGQTINTMTLGGLTVALGVVVDDAVVDVENIVRRLRGTRGGDRQKIIAEASVEVRAPVVYATYVLALTIAPILFLTGLQGAFFSPLALAILLAVIASLCVAITLTPALAYLLLARTEPHDEPALLVRAKAWHRGFLTRVCGRPSLVLGATAITGLVGILGLLAFGGELLPAFREGHYVLKVNGPPGASIGWMRETGTKLSRDLMAVPGIATVEQQIGRAEAGEDPFPPNQSEVHVELKPGGAHAQEAALNAIRRTLGNYPSLQSETLTFLGDRIGESLSGETAQFAVSIYGADLDTLDRVAMQVADVAARVPGAADVRVKSPPGTPVLTIELDPARMAAHGVTPADANDAIEIANQGHVAGQVAEADRVTDVAVILPAELRRDPESVGNILVRSADGSSVRLADIATIYLEEGRSSVNRDGGQRRQIVTLNPTRADIAGFARDARAAIAAKVKLPAGVTLSYTGVAEGQAAAAHQVMLNVAIAAVAIVGLLVLAFGGLRSAVLILAGTPFALVGGVVAVVMTGGVLSLGALVGFVTLFGIAARNAILLVSHLDHLVQEEGETFGLATVLRAAEERVTPILMTALVTALGLLPLALESGQAGREVQGPMALVILGGLVTSTIMSLLLLPALILRFRQSHTLGESG, from the coding sequence ATGCTCAATCGGCTCGTTCGCTGGTGCGTGGGCAATGCCTGGGTCGTCCTCGGCCTTGCCGCGATCCTGCTCACTTACGGCATCGTTGTCGTCGGCCGGGCGCGCTACGACGTGTTTCCGGAATTCGTCCCCGCGCAGGTAACGGTACAAACCGAGTCTCCCGGGCTGGTCGCCGAACAGGTCGAGGCGCTGGTCACTCGCCCGCTCGAGAACGCGATCAACGGCGCCAACGGCATCGAGACCGTTCGTTCGGAATCCTCGCAGGGCCTGTCGCTGATCAAGGTCACCTTCCGGGAAGGATCGGACCCGCTCAAGGTCAGGCAGATCGTGGCCGAGGCGCTCGCCAAGGTGTCGGGACAACTGCCGAGCGGCGTGGCGACGCCGACGCTTTCCCCACTGACTTCCTCGACGATGGACCTGATCAAGATCGGGCTGACGAGCGACAAACTCGATCAGCGCCAGCTCAGAGCGCTCGCCGAATGGACAATCAAGCCGCGGCTGCTCGCGACACGCGGCGTCGCGGGCGCGGTGATCTATGGTTCGGCAGACTCACGCTTCGAAGTGCGGGTCCGTCCCGAGGCGCTGGTGGCGCGGCAGATTTCGCTCGCGGATGTCTCGGCGGCGGTCTCGGCGCTGACCACCATGCGCGGGGGCGGCTTTGCCGAGACCGCGAACCAGCGCATCCTGGTGCGGCCGACCAACGGGCGGATCGACGCGGCAGCGCTGGGCAATGCGCTGATCTCCAGCGGTGGCGGGCCGGCAATCCGCTTGCGCGATGTCGCGGACATTGCCCTTGTTGCGGGGCCGCAGATGGGCGACGCGCTGATCATGGGGCGTCCCGGCGTGCTGGTCTCGCTGTTCAGCCAGTACGGCGCCAATACACTCGATGCGACGCGGGCGGTCGAGGCAACGCTTGACGATCTGCGCCCCACGCTCACCGCACAGGGCGTTACCATCTATCCCGCGCTGCATCGGCCGGCCAACTTCATCGAAACCGCGCTGCACGGCATGTCGATCGATCTCATCATCGGCGCGGCGATGATCGGCTTCATCCTGATGGCGTTTCTGCGCGACCTCCGAGTCGCACTGATCGCCTTCCTCGCGATCCCGCTGTCGCTGCTCGCCGCCCTGATCGTGCTCGATCTCCTGGGGCAAACGATCAACACCATGACACTGGGCGGGCTGACGGTGGCGCTCGGTGTGGTCGTCGACGACGCCGTGGTCGATGTCGAAAATATCGTCCGGCGCTTGCGCGGGACGAGAGGCGGGGACCGTCAGAAGATCATTGCCGAGGCGAGCGTCGAGGTGCGCGCCCCGGTGGTTTATGCAACTTATGTGCTGGCGCTGACCATCGCGCCGATCCTGTTCCTGACTGGTCTTCAGGGAGCGTTCTTTTCTCCCCTAGCGCTCGCGATCCTGCTGGCGGTGATCGCCTCGCTGTGCGTGGCAATCACCCTGACCCCGGCGCTCGCGTACCTGTTGCTTGCCCGCACAGAGCCGCACGACGAGCCGGCTCTGCTGGTTCGCGCCAAGGCCTGGCATCGGGGTTTTCTGACCCGCGTTTGCGGTAGGCCTTCGCTCGTGCTCGGCGCGACAGCGATAACCGGCCTCGTCGGGATCCTCGGCCTGCTGGCGTTCGGCGGCGAGCTTTTGCCAGCGTTCCGCGAGGGGCATTACGTGCTGAAGGTCAACGGCCCGCCCGGAGCCTCGATTGGCTGGATGCGCGAGACCGGCACCAAGCTGTCGCGCGATCTCATGGCCGTTCCCGGCATCGCTACCGTCGAGCAGCAGATCGGGCGCGCCGAGGCGGGCGAGGATCCGTTCCCGCCCAACCAGAGCGAGGTTCACGTCGAACTCAAGCCCGGCGGCGCCCACGCCCAGGAAGCAGCTCTCAATGCAATTCGCCGAACGCTCGGTAACTATCCCTCGCTTCAATCCGAAACCCTGACATTCCTCGGGGACCGGATCGGAGAATCCTTGTCGGGTGAAACCGCGCAGTTCGCCGTTAGCATCTACGGTGCCGACCTTGATACGCTCGACCGGGTGGCGATGCAGGTGGCCGATGTCGCGGCCCGGGTTCCAGGAGCGGCCGACGTGCGGGTGAAGTCACCGCCAGGAACACCGGTCCTGACCATTGAACTCGATCCCGCGCGCATGGCCGCCCATGGCGTCACTCCGGCCGATGCCAACGACGCGATCGAGATCGCCAATCAGGGCCATGTCGCAGGGCAAGTTGCTGAGGCCGACCGGGTGACCGATGTCGCTGTGATCCTGCCGGCCGAGCTGCGCCGCGATCCCGAGAGCGTCGGAAACATTCTGGTGCGCTCGGCCGACGGTTCGTCGGTCAGGCTCGCCGATATTGCCACGATCTATCTCGAAGAGGGTCGCAGCAGCGTCAATCGCGATGGCGGCCAGCGCCGCCAGATCGTGACGCTCAATCCGACCCGCGCCGATATCGCCGGCTTTGCCCGCGACGCGCGCGCGGCGATCGCGGCCAAGGTCAAACTGCCGGCCGGGGTAACGCTCTCCTATACCGGCGTCGCGGAGGGGCAAGCCGCCGCAGCGCATCAGGTCATGCTCAATGTGGCCATCGCTGCGGTCGCGATCGTCGGCCTGCTCGTCCTTGCTTTCGGGGGGCTGCGCTCAGCGGTGTTGATCCTAGCCGGAACGCCGTTCGCACTGGTCGGCGGGGTTGTCGCGGTGGTCATGACCGGCGGGGTGCTATCGCTCGGCGCGTTGGTCGGGTTTGTCACGCTGTTCGGCATCGCTGCGCGCAATGCGATCCTGCTGGTCTCGCACCTCGATCACCTCGTTCAGGAGGAAGGCGAGACCTTCGGCCTGGCGACCGTCTTGCGGGCTGCGGAGGAGCGCGTAACCCCAATCCTGATGACCGCGCTGGTCACCGCGCTCGGCCTCCTGCCGCTCGCGCTCGAAAGCGGGCAGGCTGGCCGCGAGGTGCAGGGACCGATGGCGCTGGTCATTTTGGGAGGGCTTGTTACCTCCACCATCATGAGCCTTTTGTTGTTGCCGGCATTGATCCTGAGGTTCCGTCAATCCCACACTTTGGGAGAGTCGGGATGA
- a CDS encoding copper-binding protein, whose translation MKKTLMIASSLALVASLAACKKAEQPVAAMAATTDHAMDKMAASAAPKTGTGEGKVISVNAATGAISIQHGPIKQLGWPGMTMGFTAKPDLLKGIAVGDKVAFEIKGTGENYEVTSIHKE comes from the coding sequence ATGAAGAAGACCCTGATGATTGCGTCGAGCCTGGCACTGGTGGCCTCGCTTGCTGCCTGCAAGAAGGCCGAGCAGCCGGTCGCCGCCATGGCGGCAACTACCGACCATGCCATGGACAAGATGGCGGCAAGCGCTGCGCCCAAGACCGGCACTGGCGAGGGCAAGGTGATCTCTGTCAATGCCGCAACCGGTGCGATTTCGATCCAGCATGGCCCGATCAAGCAACTCGGCTGGCCGGGCATGACCATGGGGTTCACCGCCAAGCCTGACCTGCTCAAGGGGATCGCCGTCGGCGACAAGGTCGCATTCGAGATCAAGGGCACTGGCGAGAATTACGAGGTGACGTCGATTCACAAGGAGTGA
- a CDS encoding cation transporter — translation MTSNAVRRAIAVVALLNLAYFFVEGTVALRIGSASLLADSADFFEDAAVNFLILMALGWTTLARRRVGHMLALILLLPAIAFLATLWTKVTNPLPPDAFSLSITGLGALVINLGCALLLVRVRHVHGSLTRAAFLSARNDAVANIGIIAAGLITLILPSVWPDIVVGLAIAWMNLDAAKEVWEAARNEGEGLDPEP, via the coding sequence ATGACCAGCAACGCAGTCAGGCGCGCGATTGCCGTCGTTGCTCTGCTCAATCTTGCCTATTTCTTCGTGGAGGGCACCGTTGCCCTGCGCATCGGATCGGCCTCGCTGCTTGCCGACAGCGCGGACTTCTTCGAGGATGCAGCAGTCAACTTCCTGATCCTGATGGCCTTGGGCTGGACCACGCTCGCTCGCCGAAGGGTCGGACACATGCTGGCTCTCATTCTTCTACTGCCCGCAATCGCTTTCCTGGCGACCTTGTGGACGAAAGTCACAAATCCCCTCCCGCCCGATGCCTTCAGCCTGTCGATCACCGGGCTCGGTGCTCTCGTCATCAATCTCGGGTGCGCATTGTTGCTGGTTCGCGTGCGTCACGTCCATGGCAGCCTCACCCGCGCGGCCTTTCTGTCGGCCCGCAACGATGCTGTTGCCAATATCGGCATCATTGCGGCGGGTCTGATCACGCTCATTCTCCCCTCCGTATGGCCTGATATTGTTGTCGGCCTCGCCATCGCCTGGATGAATCTGGACGCGGCAAAAGAGGTGTGGGAGGCTGCGCGGAACGAGGGAGAAGGCCTCGATCCCGAACCTTGA
- a CDS encoding efflux RND transporter periplasmic adaptor subunit — protein sequence MTWHAKQAARWGASVLAIALVAGGGGYWIGQRGLTTAAGSAQAARKILYWYDPMVPAEHYDNPNSLSSMGMKTVPKYADEAPAVNSAPGVSIDPAARQNLGLRVVAAEIGSLPSSLTVTGTIDFNQRNVAIVQARSGGFVTRAYDRAPGDVVGAGAPIADIQLPEWGGAQGEFLSVKRLGSPELTAAARQRLRLLGMSEGLIAEVERTGRTSGTITITSPIGGVIQTLDARAGVTLAQGQTLAQVTGIGTVWLNAAVPEVQAGAVRIGQSASVTLAAFPGETFAGRVIAILPTAQAESRTLTVRIELANAQGRLRPGMFGNVMLGDGGGQALLVPSEAVIRTGARTLVMLALADGRYRPAEVRTGREGGGKTEIVAGLIPGEQVVASGQFLLDSEASLTGIPARPIGGGK from the coding sequence ATGACCTGGCACGCGAAACAGGCCGCGCGTTGGGGCGCGAGTGTATTGGCAATCGCATTGGTTGCGGGTGGCGGCGGCTATTGGATAGGCCAGCGCGGTCTGACAACTGCGGCGGGATCGGCCCAAGCGGCACGCAAGATCCTCTACTGGTACGATCCGATGGTGCCTGCCGAGCACTACGACAATCCCAACTCGCTCTCGTCGATGGGAATGAAGACCGTTCCCAAATATGCGGACGAAGCGCCCGCCGTGAATTCGGCGCCGGGGGTCAGCATCGACCCGGCCGCGCGGCAGAATCTCGGCCTGCGGGTCGTCGCCGCCGAGATCGGCAGCTTGCCGTCTTCGCTTACGGTAACCGGCACCATCGACTTCAACCAACGCAATGTGGCGATCGTCCAGGCGCGGTCGGGCGGGTTCGTCACCCGCGCCTATGACCGCGCGCCGGGCGACGTAGTCGGCGCGGGCGCTCCGATCGCCGATATCCAGTTGCCCGAATGGGGCGGGGCGCAGGGTGAGTTTCTCAGCGTGAAGCGGCTCGGCAGTCCCGAGCTTACCGCCGCCGCAAGGCAGCGATTGCGGCTGCTCGGCATGTCCGAGGGGCTGATCGCGGAAGTCGAACGCACCGGGCGGACCAGCGGCACCATAACGATCACCTCGCCGATTGGGGGCGTGATCCAGACGCTCGACGCCCGGGCAGGTGTCACATTGGCGCAGGGCCAGACACTGGCGCAAGTGACCGGTATCGGCACGGTGTGGCTCAATGCCGCCGTGCCCGAGGTGCAGGCGGGCGCGGTCAGGATCGGCCAGAGCGCCAGCGTGACGCTGGCCGCCTTTCCGGGCGAGACTTTCGCGGGGCGGGTGATTGCAATCCTGCCCACCGCGCAGGCCGAGAGCCGCACGCTGACTGTCCGCATCGAGCTTGCCAACGCGCAAGGCCGCCTGCGACCGGGCATGTTCGGCAATGTCATGCTGGGCGACGGCGGGGGTCAGGCATTGCTGGTCCCGAGCGAGGCGGTGATCCGCACCGGCGCGCGGACGCTGGTGATGCTGGCCTTGGCCGACGGCCGCTATCGTCCGGCGGAGGTCCGCACTGGCCGGGAGGGCGGCGGCAAGACCGAGATCGTCGCAGGGCTCATCCCTGGCGAGCAGGTTGTCGCTTCGGGCCAGTTCCTGCTCGATTCCGAAGCCAGCCTGACCGGCATCCCGGCGCGCCCGATCGGAGGCGGCAAATGA
- a CDS encoding TlpA disulfide reductase family protein, whose protein sequence is MRAPFIPIAILIASLLSLCGAVVFSAVEAAEPATISGRTIAGNSFDVKNDTGRVVIVNFWATWCLPCRAEMPALDSYYQAHHAAGIEMVAISMDDPSKAQTVRSVAAAFHFPVALARDVRIPGAYRPSQLPVTLVFGRDGRLRFDSRRVPGLMTQAQLDRIAGPLLAEAGR, encoded by the coding sequence ATGCGCGCGCCCTTTATCCCCATTGCCATCTTGATCGCCAGCTTGCTGTCGCTTTGCGGCGCCGTGGTCTTCAGCGCTGTGGAGGCGGCAGAGCCTGCCACAATTTCCGGACGAACGATTGCAGGCAACTCCTTCGACGTGAAAAACGACACAGGCCGCGTCGTTATCGTCAATTTCTGGGCAACCTGGTGCCTGCCGTGCCGGGCGGAAATGCCCGCGCTCGATAGCTATTACCAAGCCCATCACGCCGCCGGGATTGAGATGGTCGCCATTTCGATGGACGATCCGAGCAAGGCGCAAACCGTCAGAAGCGTCGCTGCGGCTTTCCACTTCCCGGTGGCGCTGGCCCGCGATGTCAGAATTCCCGGCGCATACCGTCCATCACAACTCCCGGTGACGCTGGTGTTCGGCCGGGATGGCAGGCTGCGTTTCGACAGTCGCCGGGTGCCCGGTCTGATGACGCAGGCCCAACTCGACCGCATCGCCGGCCCGCTTCTCGCCGAAGCAGGCCGATAG